The following proteins are encoded in a genomic region of Methanoculleus bourgensis MS2:
- a CDS encoding Mut7-C RNAse domain-containing protein — MSRCSLCNTRLRPATMREIQEARYAPRSARGKEFSWCPACRKLYWMGSHGDHLEKRLKESLSP; from the coding sequence ATGAGCCGTTGTTCGCTCTGCAATACGCGCCTCCGGCCGGCTACCATGCGGGAGATCCAGGAGGCACGCTACGCCCCCAGGTCAGCCAGGGGAAAGGAGTTCTCCTGGTGCCCGGCCTGTCGGAAACTCTACTGGATGGGCTCGCATGGTGACCACCTGGAGAAGCGCCTGAAAGAATCGCTCTCCCCCTGA
- a CDS encoding Mut7-C RNAse domain-containing protein yields MSPRSTEQSPRRFLTDRMLGTLTRYLRFMGYDTMSANSLSPGNTREDTLLLDIASKDDRILLTRDRELARRGGAQAVYIASEDVMEQVRQVAPASGSSSPGSG; encoded by the coding sequence ATGTCTCCAAGATCGACTGAACAGAGCCCGCGGCGGTTCCTGACCGACAGGATGCTCGGGACGCTCACCCGATACCTCCGGTTTATGGGGTATGACACGATGAGCGCAAACAGCCTCTCCCCAGGCAACACCCGGGAAGATACGCTTCTTCTCGATATCGCCTCAAAGGATGACCGGATCCTCCTGACCCGGGACCGCGAACTCGCACGCCGGGGCGGTGCACAGGCGGTCTACATCGCATCCGAAGACGTCATGGAGCAGGTCAGGCAGGTTGCGCCGGCCTCGGGCTCATCGAGCCCGGGATCAGGATGA
- the amrS gene encoding AmmeMemoRadiSam system radical SAM enzyme, whose translation MHEARLYQKLEDNTVRCSLCSHRCTIREGKQGVCGVRINRSGTLYAATFGKVAAEAVDPIEKKPLFHFLPGTLSYSLGSIGCNFHCAHCQNWHISQQALETQALRDRSPEQGVERALASGSASIAWTYNEPTIWHEYPLAMGTLAREKNLGTIYVTNGYITEEGLREISSMLSAFRVDIKSFSDTFYRKVCGGRLQPVLDATVLAKELGLHIETVTLVIPGQNDSMEEMEALIRWVLENLGPDTPMHFTRFHPDYKMREVRPTETRTLEKIYERAKDLGIHYPYLGNVFNHPYESTYCPACGNLVIERSGFGVRMRGLKDHTCTECGGRIAYVSKID comes from the coding sequence ATGCACGAAGCGCGACTCTATCAGAAACTGGAAGATAACACCGTCCGCTGCTCGCTCTGTTCCCACCGGTGCACCATACGGGAGGGAAAGCAGGGGGTCTGCGGCGTCCGCATCAACCGCAGCGGTACGCTCTATGCCGCAACCTTCGGAAAGGTTGCCGCCGAAGCAGTCGATCCCATCGAGAAGAAGCCGCTCTTCCATTTCCTCCCTGGAACGCTCTCATACTCGCTTGGGTCCATCGGGTGCAACTTCCACTGCGCGCACTGTCAGAACTGGCACATCTCCCAGCAGGCGCTGGAGACGCAGGCGCTCCGGGACCGGAGCCCGGAGCAGGGCGTGGAACGGGCGCTGGCGTCAGGATCCGCGAGTATCGCCTGGACTTACAACGAACCCACCATCTGGCACGAGTACCCGCTTGCGATGGGGACGCTCGCGCGCGAAAAGAACCTCGGGACCATCTATGTCACAAACGGCTACATCACCGAGGAAGGGCTCCGCGAGATCTCGTCGATGCTGAGCGCGTTCCGCGTCGACATCAAATCGTTCTCAGACACCTTCTACCGGAAGGTCTGCGGGGGGCGGTTGCAGCCGGTCCTCGACGCGACGGTCCTCGCAAAAGAACTCGGGCTGCACATCGAGACGGTCACACTGGTCATCCCGGGGCAGAACGATTCCATGGAAGAGATGGAAGCGCTCATCAGGTGGGTGCTCGAAAACCTCGGGCCCGATACCCCGATGCACTTCACCCGGTTCCATCCCGACTATAAGATGCGGGAGGTAAGGCCGACTGAGACCAGGACACTTGAGAAGATCTACGAGCGTGCAAAAGACCTCGGGATCCACTACCCCTACCTGGGCAATGTCTTCAACCACCCCTACGAGAGCACCTACTGCCCCGCCTGCGGCAACCTCGTCATCGAGCGGTCGGGGTTTGGGGTCCGGATGCGGGGGCTTAAAGACCATACCTGTACGGAGTGCGGTGGGCGCATCGCGTATGTCTCCAAGATCGACTGA